The Coleofasciculaceae cyanobacterium sequence GGTTCAGTTAAAATTGCCTTGGAACAAGCAGGAAAAGCGCAAGGGGGAGTGTTGGCTAGCGATGGATTTTTTCCTTTTGATGACTCCGTACGCATTGCTGCGGCTGCGGGAATTAGTGCCATCATTCAGCCAGGAGGTTCGATTCGAGACAAAGACTCTATAGCTGCTGCTAATGAATTGGGTATAGTTATGGTGTTAAGCGGTACTCGCCATTTCTTGCACTAAAGATTGGCTAATCTGAAGATTAAATTAAATGAATACAGGAAATAAAATAGAATTCGGCTATTAGTTTATACTGTATTATGTGATACTGAGAATCCTAAGCAGTGAATATTAAAAGTAAGTTCTCGTATTTAACCGAAGAATAGATAGGGTTGCTTGCTATGAGGCTATAATAAGAAGCTCAACAGCAACAAGCTGATATAACAATAAACAAAATTATTACTGTCATAATCAAGAAAGGAGGATGATTTTTAATGACCCAAGTGGTTGTTGGACAAAACGAAAACATAGAATCTGCACTACGTCGATTTAAACGTCAAGTATCTAAAGCAGGTATTTTTGCCGATATTAAACGTCGTCGTCACCACGAGACACCAATTGAAAAGCGTAAGCGCAAAGCAATTGCTCGTCGCAAAAAACGTTACCGTTAAATTGAGCGGCAATTTTGCTTACTTAATCGCACCTAAACAATTTTGATAGCGAAACACGGTGCTTCGCGGCCTAAAGGATTCCCTAAAGGGTACACCTTCGGATAAGCTAGCGCGTCACGCGAAGCTATATGCCCTAAAGGACTAACTTCGTGTCGCGAAGCGGTATCCGTGATAGAGTCCTTTAGGGCAAGCAGCAAAGTTCAATCGCCATGTTGATTCATCTCCAAATATAAGTAGATCGTACAAGATGCGTAATTGGTAAAATTGAGTAAAAAAGCGACATTATTATAGTTAAAAAAGCGATGCAGCGAAATTTTGGGCGAAAGCCTGATGAGCAACTGCATTAATAAGCGATCGCCACCTGATGAAAAAACAGTAGCGATCGCTTTTTGCTATCATCTTGCCACATTGGCAAAAAGCCAGAACCAATTTAGTTAGCTACAATCGCTTTGTTGAGTTAATGCCTTGGTCTTTAATGTTATTGTGTTGTTTCCTCAACACCGGCAAAGGAGAAGTGAGAATTAGTTTGGTCGATTCAACAGCGATAACAGTGTATCTGCCATGTCGCAGCAGGTCTGAGCAAGTATTTCCCGACATTGCTGGTTGGGTCAGGATCCCCGCCGTCCTTTAGGGCATATGCTTACTTCATACCGCTCCGCGACGCGAAGCTAGTGCTTTAGCATACCGCTTCGCATATGCCTGAGCGTTGGTCAAAAACTCGATGGGGTGGCACGATGGTTTTAAGCTTCATCTGATGATTAATGATAGAGGTGAGTTGCTTGCTTTTAAATTGACGTAGTGCAAATGTGGATGAGAGAAAACCATTACCAGATCTGCTTCTAGGTATCTTCGCTAAATTATTTGGCGACCGTGGTTACATCTGTCTAGATCTTTTTGAGCAGCTTTAGGAACAACAACTCCAGTTAATTACTCGATCTCAAAAGAAGATGAAACAGAAGCTTGTTCAACTGATTGACCAAATTCTTGGGCGTAAAAGAGCGATAACATCGAGACTGTCAACGACCAACTCCAAAATATCTTTCAAATCGAACATTGAAGACAGCGTAGTAGGGGGAATTTTTTAGTAAATCTGATGGCTGGATTGATTGCTTATACCTATCTACCTAACAAAGCGACTCAATCAAAACACCGTAGTATTGATTTAGAGCCAATTGAATTACTGGCACTACCTTCTGCTACTTTCTAACTTGGTCGAACTCACGTTGATTGAGGTAACAATAAATTAAGCTCACTGTAATTAAACTGTGGATTTAATACCCGTTGTCGATAACCAAGAATATTTATTGTGCGATCGCAATTTGAGCATCACGCAATTTTCGGCTGGCGTTCAAAAATATGCCGAACAACCTATTGCAATTGGCGAAGATATTAGAGTCGGCTTTCCCGAAATTGTTGGCTTAGAATCAACCTGCCAAGAAATACTTTTGGGACGACAAACAAGCTTTATTTTAGAGACTATTTCTCGCGATCGGCAACTGGTGGATCGGGTTTTATATTTTGATTTATCGATTACAGCTATAGAAGAGCATCTGGCTATTTTTTTAGAAGATGTCACGGAATCGACTTTAGCTCAACAATCATCGATGCAAAAACTAAATGAGGCAGAAATTACCCTTAATAAGCTGCAAAGATTTCAATACTGTACCAACAAAATTATTGCTTCGATGCGAGACGTTTTGTTGATTACATCTCCTCAAGGAAAGATAGAACGAGTCAATAAATCAACTACCGAACTATTTAAGCAGAAAAGATCACAGTTAATTAATCAATCGATCGATAATTTAATTCCAGATTCTAGCTTCAATCATCATCAAATATACAGTTCTTTATTAGCTTCACAAGATGCTGTTAAAAAGATCGAGGTTAACTTGATCAGCAAACAACAACAAACGATTCAGATTGAGTTTGACTGTTTTGTAGCGCCAACAGAGATCAAAGACTTTTTCAACTGTGTATATATAGGTAGAGATGTTACCGCTAGAAAGCACGCAGAAACTGAAATTCGTAAATCTCTTGCCAAAGAAAAAGAACTAACAGAGTTGAAGTCAGGATTTATTTCCATGGCTTCTCATGAATTTCGTAATCCCCTGAGTAGTATTTTACTCTGCGTCCAAAATTTGCGAGAAGATTCTAATTTAAGCAATTCAAACCGCGAGTTTTATCTGCAATCAATTCAAGATGCAGCTTTGACCATGAATTCCTTATTAGAAGATATTTTAGTTTTAAGTAAAGCAGAATCAGACAAACAGAAATTAAAGTTAGAACCAATAGATTTAGAAAATTTCTGTCTTCAGATTATTCAAAAATTAGCTTCGATTTATGCAGGCAAAAAAGTTAATTTTGATTATCAAGTTGCCATCAAAGAAATTAATTTAGATCGAACGACAATTAGAAATATATTAAACAATTTATTATCAAATGCTCTAAAATATTCTCCTGCGGGTGCAACCGTAGAGTTAATTGTTTCTTATTCCACTCAACCAGCCAAAATTAAACTGCAAGTGCGCGATCGCGGCATCGGTATTCCTCAAGAATCGCAAAAGCATTTGTTTGAATCTTTTTATCGTGCGAGCAATGTTTATAGCACTCCTGGAACGGGTTTAGGATTATCGATTGTGAAAAAGTCCGTAGATTTATATCAGGGTTCAATAGCTGTTGATAGTCAGATAAATCGAGGCACAAATATTGCTGTTACACTGCCAATTAAGTAAATTTTTGAAGTCTTGGGTTGTTTTTTAAGAAATTCCAACACCAGTCAAATTTTTGGCGTAGAATGCGAGATCATAACTGCCCTGCCAGTTGATTCTATTCACATTAATATAAGATCTTATGTAAGTTTTGTCTAAGTATCTATTACCCTTTTATTTTAGGTCAATTTACCACTTTATCTGTTTGAGAAGAAATTATCTATACCTATGAATGAGATAACCAAGGCAGAAATGCGTAAAAGGCTGGGTAACATTACTCAGCTACAAGATCTTTTGTTTGGCGAACAAATTAACCAATATAATCATAAGTTAGAACAATACAACCAGAGACTAAATCACTTAGAAGCAAATTCGCAAAAGTTTCAACTGCTTATTGAAGAGCGAATGGCTCAACTAGAAAACAAGCTGCTGCACAAAATAAATGCGATCGCTAATTCTCAGCGAAAAATTAAATACGTCAATCTTACAGCTCAACAAGAGCAGAGTAAAATACAGCAACAGCTTGATACGTTATCTCAACACAGCTACGAAAATATAGATTTTTTACAAAATAGTCTTAATGCTAAGGCGAATAGTCTTAAAATGGAGATTGCTCAATCCAAATCCGCTTCAGACCAAGATTTACAGCTACTCAAGCAGCAAATATTTGAAAAATTAGAATCTAGCCTAACAGAATTATCGACCAATAAGGTTTCTCGCGGTGATTTAGCAGAAGTTTTGTTTGAACTATGTCTTAAGTTAAAAAAAACAGACGCTAATTTAGAATTACCTGAGAGTGTAGCAGATGACAAATCAGAGCAGTCTGAATTTGATACTCATGCTGATTTGATGCTTCCCGAAACAAAATAGAGCGGCTAGTCATTGATATTCATTGATATCAAGTCAATCAAACCAAACATTTTAAATGCAGTCAAGACAATCTGAAGGTTCGCTCGAAGCTTCTGGTTTAAAGATATTTACCGAATTGTGCCGTAAAGCCCCATGTCTAAAGCCAGGGGCTTTACGGCAGGCTTAGCATTGGCGGATTTATTTTATGCTGATATGCTAGCATAAGATTATGTTAGTTTTAGAAGCCAAGATATACGCAAAACAAGCTCAATACTAAGCGATAGACGAAGCCGTTCTAACGGCACAGTTCATACGCAACAAAGCACTACGCTATTGGATGGATAACAAAGGAGTAGGAAAATACGATTTAAGCGCGTACTGCAAAGTATTAGCTGCCGAGTTTCCTTTTGCTGAGGCGTTAAATTCAATGGCTAGACAATCAAGTGCAGACAGAGCTTGGGCTGCGATCTCTCGTTTTTATCAAAACTGCCAGAAAAAGATACGCCTTAAAGCACTTAAAGATAAGTAGGCAGCGTAAAGATCATGCCGTGAAGTTGGCACGATGCGTAATCACATCTAACGATGTAGTCGCCTATGAAGACTTAACAATTGCCAAAGGAGTAAAAAATCACAATCTGGCAAAGTCCATCACTGATGTAGGTTGGTATCAATTTAGAGTTTGGTTAGAGTATTTTGGTTATAAGTTGGGCAAGATCACAATTGCTGTCCCGCCGCAATATACCTCGGTTAAATGCTCCGAGTGTGGAGCAAAAGTAACCAAAACACTTAGCACTAGAACTCATAAATGTAAATGTGGCTGCATTTTAGATCGAGATGAGAATGCAGCTAGAAACATTCTTTCGATAGGGCTAAGTACCGTAGGGCATACGGGATCTACTAAAGCTTGGGGAGAATAAACCTCTATTTTGGTTGATGAAAATCTGCTTAAGTAAGTTTTTTCAGTGAACCAAGAATCCCCTGCGTTTACGCATGGGGAGTGTCAAAACGTACCAGGCGGGTAAAATTTTAATTGGTCTACAACCCAACGGCAGGCTATCAGTTTTTGAACGTACTTTTGACCGCTGTATGGGTTTATGGGTTCAACAATCAGCTCTATATCTTAGTTCTCAGTATCAAATCTGGGGGTTTCAAAATGCTCTTAAACCTGAGCAAACCTATAATAGTTATGATTGTCTTTATATTCCCTAATTTAGCCACGTTAGAGATTTGGATATATACAACTCGGTGGTCGATCGCTCGAATAAATTAGTATTTGCTAATACTCTGTTTAACTGTTTAGGCACAGTCAGCCAGACTCATAGTTTTTAACCCCTGTGGCAACCACCTTTCATTTTGCAGCTGATTGCTGAAGACAGATGTCATCTCAATGGTTACTAAATTCAGGTACGGGAGAATATTGGTTACATCGAGCGCCAACTATGAACTTTCGAGCCTGTAGTCTTTTGTCCTGGATATTTACGTGGCTGCGCTTTTTATAAAAATTATGCCGTAGTCGGTTTATCTCAATCGAGAAACAAAACTTTTTCTGGATTACTATTAGACGACAAACTAAAGCAGTCAGCAACAGAATCATTCTGTGGACTGTTGGCAATTGATTTATTAAGTGGAAAAATTGCTCACTGGCTACTTTTAGAAGGAATAGTTAGTGAGCTATATGATGTAGCACTATTGCCAAAAATAAGAAGACCAATGGCGATTGGTCTAAAATCTGATGAAATTAACCGACTGATTACAATTGATCGGTTATAATTGCAGGAATTTAATTATTTATCTATCAAGTTTATACGCAGGAGCTACTATTATTTAGTATTTTTAGTATTGTTTTTTGGTTTAGATACAGCATTATTACTTATAGGATCAATTTTCTGAACTAAGCAGCTATTTTAAAAGCATAATCACTTTGACCCATGAATAAATGTGGCACGACGATTATTTTAACTGGGCTATCCATTATATTAATTAATAATTTGGCGATCGCCAAACAAACTTCTACAAAATTTTTTAACACCTGCAATCAACCAATTAATCAACCTTCATCAGCTATTAATACAATTACAAAAGAGCTCAAATTTGCAACTGTTTCAAACAATTCAAATGCAGTAGCCTCTGCTAAATCTAATCTAGATAATACTCAAGCGAGCTTTTGGTGGGCAGCAGAACAGTTCGATCCTTTCAATGGTAAATTAGTCGAAAAATGGCTTACCTATCCTCAAAAACATCAGATCAATTTAATTGTTGATTGGCAATTATGGACTTTATTGGATTATTTTGGACGTTATCGTTTTGTCAATCAATTTGGTACAGTAGCTAGAAAATATGGCTATAGTCTGAATATTTTTAATCAAACTAATCAATGTTTAGCAAGCTATAAATATAATCCTGCAAGTAGTCCACCTAAATGGGAACTTAATTTAGAAAAATCTGGTAGGGATAGTTTGCCGATTGAACCACAGCTACAGCCAAACGATGAAGAATTTTAAAGAAACTTGGAATAACTCTAGTGAACGCTACTCTGGCTGAGGCAGTTCAATTGTGAAATCAATTTTTGTCCAGCATATTTGACATCGAACAACATCAAAAGTTGGAAGTAGTAGAACATCGACAAAGGCAATTTATGTCCAGGAACATTAAAAAAGGGTAGCAATATAAGCTACCCTGGTGAAATTAATTAAACTAGGCTATTTTTTTCCCGATTTAAATTAAATAAAAGCTAATTACAATTAGTAATCAAGCATTAACTATGAGTAAATCTATCTTTTCGCCAGCTTTTTAGTTCCAAGCTTGCGTAAGCGGATCGATTCTGGTGTAACCTCTACCAACTCATCAGAACCAATATATTCCAAGGCTCGTTCTAGACTCATTTCCATAGGTGATTGCAGCTGTACCAGCTCATCGCCACTAGCAGCACGATGGTTAGTTAGCTGTTTGGCTTTACATACATTCAAATCCAGATCTTGAGAACGATTATGTTCGCCCACAATCATCCCTTTATAAACTTTAGTACCAGGAGTAATAAAGAATACTCCACGATCTTCAGCATTTTTGAGAGCATAAAACGTTGCTATCCCCTCTTCAAAAGCAATGATGACACCGTTGTAGCGAGTTTCTAATTCTCCTGAGAAATCACGATACTCTAGGAAACTATGGTTCATAATGCCTTCGCCACGAGTGATTCGGACAAAGTCACCGCGAAAACCAATCAAACCCCTAGCAGGGATGATAAACTCTAGTTGAGTTCGTCCACCGCCATTCTGCATATCTTTCATCTCGCCCTTACGCTGGCCGAGACGTTCAATGCAGCTTCCAACAGCAGCTTCTGGTACGTCTAACACAAGATATTCAAAAGGCTCACAGGGTTTACCATTAATTTCTCGATAAATTACCTGGGGTTGAGATACTTGAAACTCATATCCTTCACGACGCATAGTTTCAATCAAGATACCTAAATGCAATTCACCTCTACCCGATACTAAAAATTTCTCGGCAGAATCTCCATCTTCGACACGAAGTGCTACATTAGTTTCTAATTCTCGCATTAGGCGATCGCGAATCTGTCTGGAAGTTACATAGTTTCCTTCTTGACCCGCAAAAGGCGAATTATTAACCGAAAAAGTCATTTGTAATGTAGGCTCATCTACCTTAATCAAAGGCAGTGCTTGAGGTTCGTTTGGACAGGTAATAGTTTCTCCGATATTAGCGTCGGCAAAACCGGCAACTGCGACAATGTTTCCAGCGCTGGCTTCTTCTAATTCAACTCTGGCTAGTCCTTTAAAGCCCATCAATTTGGAAATTTTGGTTTTGACAATCTTTCCATCCTCTTTAATTAAGGCAGCTTGTTGACCAGCTCTTAAAACGCCGTTATGAATTCTACCAATTACAATGCGACCCAAATAATCGGAATAGTCAAGAGTTGTTACCTGTAGCTGAAGGGGCTGGTCAACATCGCCTGCTGGTGGTGGAACATGATGCAGAATCGCCTCAAACAAGGGTTGCATATCTACACCCTCTTCTTCTATATTTTCTTTGACATATCCCTGTAAACCAGAGGCGTAAAGAGTGGTAAAGTCACATTGGTCGTCGTCTGCGCCCAGTTCTACGAATAAATCAAATACTTTATCAACTGCGCCATCAGGATGAGCGCGAGGACGGTCAATTTTGTTAACTACAACGATTGGACGTAAGCCTTTCTCTAACGCTTTTTTAAGTACAAAACGGGTTTGAGGCATCGGACCTTCGTTAGCGTCAACGATCAAAATACAGCCGTCCACCATACCCAAAACTCGTTCGACTTCACCACCGAAGTCTGCGTGTCCTGGAGTATCGACAATGTTAATTAAAGTATCTTGATAACTAACGGCGGTGTTTTTAGACAGGATTGTAATTCCTCGCTCTCTTTCGAGGTCATTAGAGTCCATGACGCAATCTGGTACATCTTCGCCTTCGCGGAAAATACCCGATTGTTTGAGTAGCGCATCTACGAGAGTTGTTTTACCGTGATCGACGTGGGCAATGATAGCAATGTTGCGAATAGGAAGAGACATATGATTGGTCTATAGACTTTTGTATCTTTGGCTCAAAGTTTCTTAATAATTATAGCTCAAGTTGGTTTTTATCTAGATCGAAATGTTATGAGGAAGAAATTAATGAGACGGAAAAGAAGCTTTTGGCTAACAGCTATTTTGGGAATTATTCTCGATCAAATAACTAAATTTATAGTAGTACAAAATTTTGCCGAAGTTGGCGACACTTTTGCTTTATGGCAAGACGTGTTCCATTTAACTTATGTAATTAATACTGGTGCTGCCTTCAGCTTTTTTCGGGGAAAAGTTGAAATTTTACGCTGGATTTCTTTGATAGTAAGCTTAATTTTAATTATTTTTGTTTACTATTCTCCCCGGTTAAGTCGCTCCGAGCAATTAGGATATGGATTTATTTTAGCTGGGGCAATTGGGAACGGTATTGATCGCTTCTTTTTTGGTTATGTGGTAGATTTTTTAGATTTTCGCCTAATTAACTTTCCTGTATTTAATCTAGCCGACGTCGCGATTAATATTGGCGTATTATTATTGCTAATCTCTAGTTTTTCTTTTCCATCTAAACCGACTCAAAAAAATTAAAAATCACTGCTAATTTTTATTAGTAAGTCTAAAAGCTAAAAATTAGCAGCAGTTGCGCCTGAAGAACTTTTATTTAAGTTAGATATTATCGACATTATCGATTTAAATTGAGGCTTTTACTACAATAAAAGATCCCTCCAGCATTAGACAAAATACTGACAAGGGATAAAAAAATATTAACTGTGGTAAATGTTCTACTGCTGATAAATAACTGTAGTCAAGCAATAAGCTTTAAAGATCCTGCTATATACTTCTATAAGTACGATAGTTGATATTGGGGAAAATATTATCGATCGCCTCAACTTTTTCTAACCATCCAGAATCTACTTTGCCTACCAAAAGATCCTCGTGAATTTTATTAAAGCGGAGTAAATGCGATCGCGTTCTGCGAATTGCATAAGGAACCATGGTTCCTGTGCGCATAATAAACGCCCAATCAGAGGACTGCGCTAACAGCAACTCTCTAGCCGCTTGGTTTAAAGCACGCCACTCAAGCTCATCAGCAGGTTCGCGATTTGCCAGCTTAATCATTCTTTCCGCTGCTTTATGTAAATGAGGATAAACCCAGGCGTTGGTGTCGTTCAACCAATACTCATGGAATCCTTTATAACCCCAGCTAGATTGTGACGGACGACAAACCTGCTGGTTAGGCTGCTGCTGCAAATATTCCGACAGGTGTGTCATGTCGTAGGTATTTTGGTCGTACCAACTCTTGCGGAATAAAAAATCAATAAATTGTGGCCCTTCATACCACCAATGACCAAATAATTCGGCATCATAAGGAGAAACTACAATCGGCGGACGCTGCAACATATCGTTTAGATGTTGAATTTGTCTTTCTCGATTGTACATAAAGTTACTCGCGTGTTCGGCAGCTTTCTCCCTTGCCCAATAAGGATCGTAAAGACCTTTTTCTGACAATCCGCCATCACGACTAGTAATTTTATGATATTTTATACCCGTATTTTTGCGCTGACCATTAGGCATAATGTAGGGCTTAATATACTCATATTCAGCCTCCCAGCCTAGGTCTTTGTAAAATTCACGATATTCAACTGCACCAGGATATCCAACTTTGGAAGACCAAACTTGCTGCGAAGATTCGTGATCGCGACCAAAAGCAGCAACTCCTGTTTCGGTAAAAATCGGTGCATAAGAGCCGAAACGAGGACGGGGACGTGCATAAAGAATACCGTGTCCATCAGTTAAAAAGTAGCGTAAGCCAGCATCAGCCAGCATTCTTTCCAAACCTTCATAGTAGGCGCATTCTGGTAGCCAAATTCCTTTGGGTGGACGACCAAAGTTGGACTCATAATGTTCGCAAGCGACCTTGATTTGTGACCACACTGCTTGAGGATACATCTTCATTAAAGGAAGATAACCGTGAGTCGCACCACAGGTAATAATGTCGAGGTTGCCACTATCTAAAAATTGCTTGAAGGCAGCTACTAAATCTCGGCTGTAGCTTTCCCAAGTTTTCCTGATTTGATTAAAGGAGTTAGCATAGTATTCAGCCAAATAGCGCATATGACCATTGTGCTGATGCCGTTCTAGCTCTTTGCTAATTAATTCTTGTAGCTGAGTAAGATGAGCGTCATAACGATCTTGTAGGAGTTCATCGCGTAGCATTGACACCAAAGGCGGTGTCATACTCATAGTCATTTTAAAATCAACTCCGTCCCGCTTCAAGTTTTCAAAGACCTGAAGCAAAGGAACATAAGTTTCAGTTATAGCTTCAAACAGCCATTCTTCTTCTAAAACAAAATCGCTTTCTGGATGTCGAACGAAAGGTAAGTGAGCGTGTAAGACGAGAGCAAGATAACCAAGAGCCATGATAAAGTAATATTTCTAAAAATTTTATGACCGCGGAAGGGGTGAGGGCTGGTAAACACCTGAAATAAATTTTGAGGGCGTAATATTTGCGGGCAAAACCTTTGGGGGATTTCTTGCCCGATGTTGACCGCCCAAATTCAGGTAACAGCCCTTCGTCAACGCAAGCGCCATCTTCTTATCTCAATCCTGCTTGACAGGGGACAAGTCCGCATTGCCTGGGACGGGGCGTACACCAAACTATGCGGTGCAAGCAAGCTTGTCGGGAGACCCGAAAAGACAGCCCCTTGTCTTCCCTGGCGTTGGTGTGCGTGGGCTATACTGCTTACAAAGCAGCTTGTACAACCATGCTGTTGGCGAACGAGGCAGTGTAACGTTGACCGAAATTAAGCAACTGAGGCAATCTGGGTAAATTTTATGATATCTTAATAGTGTCTTATAAGAAAGTTTGAGTTGTGGGGAAAACTTCTCTAGCGGCTGTGATTGCTGGCTGATAGCTACTTTCTAATAAACTAAATAAGCTACTACTACTGGCACAATAAGTATTAAAAGGCAGTTTATTTAATTGCCATTTTGTTTATATTGAAGAGTTAAGGTAGCTTTTAGCTAACTTGTTGGGTTTTTAGATCTAGTGTTGCAATCCA is a genomic window containing:
- the rpsU gene encoding 30S ribosomal protein S21; protein product: MTQVVVGQNENIESALRRFKRQVSKAGIFADIKRRRHHETPIEKRKRKAIARRKKRYR
- a CDS encoding PAS domain-containing sensor histidine kinase — protein: MDLIPVVDNQEYLLCDRNLSITQFSAGVQKYAEQPIAIGEDIRVGFPEIVGLESTCQEILLGRQTSFILETISRDRQLVDRVLYFDLSITAIEEHLAIFLEDVTESTLAQQSSMQKLNEAEITLNKLQRFQYCTNKIIASMRDVLLITSPQGKIERVNKSTTELFKQKRSQLINQSIDNLIPDSSFNHHQIYSSLLASQDAVKKIEVNLISKQQQTIQIEFDCFVAPTEIKDFFNCVYIGRDVTARKHAETEIRKSLAKEKELTELKSGFISMASHEFRNPLSSILLCVQNLREDSNLSNSNREFYLQSIQDAALTMNSLLEDILVLSKAESDKQKLKLEPIDLENFCLQIIQKLASIYAGKKVNFDYQVAIKEINLDRTTIRNILNNLLSNALKYSPAGATVELIVSYSTQPAKIKLQVRDRGIGIPQESQKHLFESFYRASNVYSTPGTGLGLSIVKKSVDLYQGSIAVDSQINRGTNIAVTLPIK
- a CDS encoding transposase yields the protein MQTELGLRSLVFIKTARKRYALKHLKISRQRKDHAVKLARCVITSNDVVAYEDLTIAKGVKNHNLAKSITDVGWYQFRVWLEYFGYKLGKITIAVPPQYTSVKCSECGAKVTKTLSTRTHKCKCGCILDRDENAARNILSIGLSTVGHTGSTKAWGE
- a CDS encoding DUF4915 domain-containing protein; amino-acid sequence: MGSVKTYQAGKILIGLQPNGRLSVFERTFDRCMGLWVQQSALYLSSQYQIWGFQNALKPEQTYNSYDCLYIP
- the typA gene encoding translational GTPase TypA gives rise to the protein MSLPIRNIAIIAHVDHGKTTLVDALLKQSGIFREGEDVPDCVMDSNDLERERGITILSKNTAVSYQDTLINIVDTPGHADFGGEVERVLGMVDGCILIVDANEGPMPQTRFVLKKALEKGLRPIVVVNKIDRPRAHPDGAVDKVFDLFVELGADDDQCDFTTLYASGLQGYVKENIEEEGVDMQPLFEAILHHVPPPAGDVDQPLQLQVTTLDYSDYLGRIVIGRIHNGVLRAGQQAALIKEDGKIVKTKISKLMGFKGLARVELEEASAGNIVAVAGFADANIGETITCPNEPQALPLIKVDEPTLQMTFSVNNSPFAGQEGNYVTSRQIRDRLMRELETNVALRVEDGDSAEKFLVSGRGELHLGILIETMRREGYEFQVSQPQVIYREINGKPCEPFEYLVLDVPEAAVGSCIERLGQRKGEMKDMQNGGGRTQLEFIIPARGLIGFRGDFVRITRGEGIMNHSFLEYRDFSGELETRYNGVIIAFEEGIATFYALKNAEDRGVFFITPGTKVYKGMIVGEHNRSQDLDLNVCKAKQLTNHRAASGDELVQLQSPMEMSLERALEYIGSDELVEVTPESIRLRKLGTKKLAKR
- the lspA gene encoding signal peptidase II; amino-acid sequence: MRKKLMRRKRSFWLTAILGIILDQITKFIVVQNFAEVGDTFALWQDVFHLTYVINTGAAFSFFRGKVEILRWISLIVSLILIIFVYYSPRLSRSEQLGYGFILAGAIGNGIDRFFFGYVVDFLDFRLINFPVFNLADVAINIGVLLLLISSFSFPSKPTQKN
- a CDS encoding glycoside hydrolase family 57 protein encodes the protein MALGYLALVLHAHLPFVRHPESDFVLEEEWLFEAITETYVPLLQVFENLKRDGVDFKMTMSMTPPLVSMLRDELLQDRYDAHLTQLQELISKELERHQHNGHMRYLAEYYANSFNQIRKTWESYSRDLVAAFKQFLDSGNLDIITCGATHGYLPLMKMYPQAVWSQIKVACEHYESNFGRPPKGIWLPECAYYEGLERMLADAGLRYFLTDGHGILYARPRPRFGSYAPIFTETGVAAFGRDHESSQQVWSSKVGYPGAVEYREFYKDLGWEAEYEYIKPYIMPNGQRKNTGIKYHKITSRDGGLSEKGLYDPYWAREKAAEHASNFMYNRERQIQHLNDMLQRPPIVVSPYDAELFGHWWYEGPQFIDFLFRKSWYDQNTYDMTHLSEYLQQQPNQQVCRPSQSSWGYKGFHEYWLNDTNAWVYPHLHKAAERMIKLANREPADELEWRALNQAARELLLAQSSDWAFIMRTGTMVPYAIRRTRSHLLRFNKIHEDLLVGKVDSGWLEKVEAIDNIFPNINYRTYRSI